The following proteins come from a genomic window of Deinococcus malanensis:
- a CDS encoding DUF5602 domain-containing protein, which produces MNTKLFLSGVCISVALVSCGLTISENLVVGESQTVNGASVRSWARIAANGEITQAGLTVPMATIQNGPTSGSPVVAQINFPSDVQQTTFLQHVSLDWNPHGHTPVGRYNTPHFDLHFHGISKAEANSIDCKNMNQINPADVPQGWAPPVPPGVPPQAVCVPTMGFHSLPLSEFSAPGQIQPGLFDKVMIAGSYGGKLIFLEPMVTQQLLLNRQNFSLPVLMPRNLGRTTRYPTTFNAVYDPGLNAYQFILGDFQTVQ; this is translated from the coding sequence ATGAACACAAAGCTTTTCCTGTCAGGCGTCTGTATCAGTGTCGCTTTGGTTTCCTGTGGACTCACCATCAGCGAGAACCTCGTTGTGGGTGAAAGCCAGACCGTGAACGGCGCGAGCGTCCGCAGCTGGGCCCGGATCGCTGCAAATGGTGAGATCACCCAGGCAGGCCTCACGGTCCCGATGGCAACCATCCAGAATGGTCCAACCAGTGGCTCCCCGGTCGTCGCTCAGATCAACTTCCCTTCTGATGTGCAGCAGACCACCTTTCTTCAGCATGTCAGCCTCGACTGGAATCCACATGGTCACACCCCTGTAGGGCGTTACAACACCCCGCATTTTGACCTGCATTTTCACGGCATCAGCAAAGCAGAGGCCAACTCCATCGACTGCAAGAACATGAACCAGATCAACCCAGCAGATGTGCCGCAGGGCTGGGCGCCTCCAGTGCCCCCTGGCGTACCGCCACAGGCCGTCTGCGTGCCTACTATGGGGTTTCACAGCCTGCCGTTATCAGAGTTCTCGGCACCCGGGCAGATCCAGCCTGGTCTGTTCGACAAGGTCATGATCGCAGGTTCCTACGGAGGAAAACTCATCTTCCTGGAACCCATGGTGACGCAGCAGCTGCTGCTAAACAGACAGAACTTCTCGTTGCCGGTGCTCATGCCCCGGAATCTCGGCCGGACCACGCGGTATCCCACCACCTTCAACGCGGTGTACGACCCCGGTCTAAATGCCTATCAGTTCATCCTGGGCGACTTCCAGACGGTGCAGTGA